The following are from one region of the Mesorhizobium sp. B2-8-5 genome:
- a CDS encoding LysR family transcriptional regulator, which produces MPAPLDLRLLSTFVRAAHSGTLSATAVQVGRTQSAVTMQIQRLEDALGGQSLFHRSGSGVRLTGSGERFLAYAERILKIHDEAVSAFSGKGLQGSIIFGSPEDYLSAFFPTLLRSFGSLYPDIEIKVVSAPTVELHNLLHARQVDLALVSIPDASASREVVRTEAMVWVGSKPTLELHEFGETVPLALPASNAMDHKAACDAMSRAGLRYKISYASNSLTGLIAVARSGLAISVMTQRAVPSDLFILNAPLPRLSRLGVLIAFAETTRSPAVEAFASHIRGVLPSL; this is translated from the coding sequence ATGCCCGCACCCCTCGATCTCAGATTGCTGTCGACCTTCGTCCGCGCGGCGCATTCGGGAACGCTCAGCGCCACCGCCGTGCAGGTCGGGCGCACGCAATCGGCGGTGACGATGCAGATACAGCGGCTCGAAGACGCGCTCGGCGGCCAGAGCTTATTTCATCGAAGCGGCAGCGGCGTTCGCCTTACCGGCAGCGGCGAGCGCTTCCTTGCCTATGCCGAGCGCATCCTCAAAATCCACGATGAGGCGGTTTCGGCTTTCTCCGGCAAGGGCCTGCAGGGATCGATCATTTTCGGCAGCCCGGAAGACTATTTGAGCGCCTTCTTTCCCACGCTCTTGAGAAGCTTCGGGAGCCTTTATCCGGACATCGAGATCAAGGTCGTGTCGGCGCCGACTGTCGAACTGCACAATCTGCTGCATGCGCGCCAGGTCGATCTGGCGCTTGTCTCCATTCCGGACGCGAGCGCCTCCAGGGAGGTCGTGCGCACGGAAGCGATGGTCTGGGTCGGCAGCAAGCCGACATTGGAGCTGCACGAGTTCGGCGAGACCGTGCCGTTGGCGCTGCCGGCATCGAACGCGATGGACCACAAGGCTGCCTGCGATGCCATGTCCCGCGCCGGACTGCGCTACAAGATATCCTATGCCAGCAACAGCCTCACCGGCCTGATAGCGGTGGCGCGGTCCGGCCTTGCGATAAGCGTGATGACGCAGAGGGCCGTCCCGTCGGATCTCTTCATCCTCAACGCGCCGCTTCCGAGATTGTCCCGGCTCGGCGTTCTGATCGCCTTCGCCGAGACCACGAGGTCGCCGGCCGTCGAGGCGTTTGCCAGCCACATCCGGGGTGTCCTGCCGTCGCTGTAA
- a CDS encoding acyl-CoA thioesterase has product MILLTRAVVQPWNCDMMGHMTTRFYVAFFDDAINILLGQATGWAPTTPEWADRGWADVRHEIDFVGEVPSGVIVEIYGTVRTIGRTSIQTDYEMRRLHGGELAAKLTAKTVFFNLAERKSTPLTEPMLERLKSWMPTTAVPGRNGA; this is encoded by the coding sequence ATGATCTTACTGACGAGAGCTGTGGTTCAGCCCTGGAATTGCGACATGATGGGCCACATGACGACGCGGTTCTACGTCGCCTTTTTCGACGACGCCATCAACATCCTGCTCGGCCAGGCGACCGGCTGGGCGCCGACGACGCCCGAATGGGCAGACAGGGGATGGGCGGACGTCCGGCACGAGATCGACTTCGTCGGCGAAGTGCCATCGGGGGTCATCGTGGAAATCTACGGCACGGTCCGCACTATCGGCCGCACCTCCATCCAGACGGACTACGAGATGCGCAGGCTGCATGGCGGCGAGCTCGCGGCGAAGCTCACCGCCAAGACGGTCTTCTTCAATCTTGCGGAGCGGAAATCCACCCCGCTGACGGAGCCTATGCTTGAACGCCTGAAATCCTGGATGCCGACCACTGCTGTGCCTGGTCGCAACGGCGCCTGA
- a CDS encoding alcohol dehydrogenase family protein, whose product MNAMTRTVPSTMAAVQLTAHGGLEKLVYRTDVKVPAPAAGEVLVKVSACGMNNTDVWVRQGAYGTEEDAAAVSTWRRQGNTLTFPRIQGTDTVGAIVAVGDGVPADRIGERVMVDFSIYNRDDDSLADIDYMGHGRDGGYAEYQALPAENAHVVDTNLSDVELATFCCAYLTGEQMLERAALKAGERVLVTGASGGVGSGIVQLARARGAIPYAVAGKGKEQAVLDIGAEKVITRGVADLPAVVNEATSGQPIDVVADLVGGAIFNDLLRILRPEGRYTTAGAIAGPVVQLDLRTMYLKQLQLHGSSQGTRADFRRIVRYIEEKRIRPLVGGVYKLSDFHRAQADFIAKDFVGKLVVVPDAMWSGA is encoded by the coding sequence ATGAATGCCATGACCAGAACCGTTCCCTCCACGATGGCCGCCGTGCAGCTTACGGCCCATGGCGGCCTGGAGAAACTCGTCTACCGCACCGATGTGAAGGTGCCCGCGCCGGCCGCCGGCGAGGTCCTGGTCAAGGTCAGCGCCTGCGGCATGAACAACACCGATGTCTGGGTGCGTCAGGGCGCCTATGGCACGGAGGAGGACGCGGCTGCCGTGTCGACCTGGCGCCGGCAGGGCAACACGCTCACCTTCCCGCGCATCCAGGGCACTGACACGGTCGGCGCCATCGTCGCAGTCGGCGACGGCGTGCCTGCCGACCGCATCGGCGAGCGTGTCATGGTCGACTTCTCGATCTACAATCGCGACGACGATTCGCTGGCCGACATCGACTATATGGGCCATGGGCGCGACGGCGGTTACGCCGAATACCAGGCGCTGCCGGCTGAGAACGCGCATGTCGTCGACACCAATCTGAGCGATGTCGAGCTTGCCACCTTCTGCTGCGCCTATCTCACTGGCGAGCAGATGCTGGAACGCGCCGCGCTGAAAGCCGGCGAGCGTGTGCTGGTCACCGGTGCCTCCGGCGGTGTCGGTTCCGGCATCGTGCAACTGGCTCGGGCACGCGGCGCCATCCCCTACGCGGTGGCCGGCAAGGGCAAGGAGCAGGCCGTGCTCGACATCGGCGCCGAGAAGGTGATCACGCGCGGCGTGGCCGATCTGCCGGCCGTCGTCAACGAAGCGACTAGCGGCCAGCCGATCGACGTGGTCGCTGATCTGGTCGGCGGCGCCATCTTCAACGATTTGCTGCGAATCCTGCGCCCGGAAGGCCGCTACACCACGGCCGGAGCGATCGCCGGACCGGTGGTGCAGCTCGATCTGCGCACCATGTATCTGAAGCAGCTGCAGCTCCACGGTTCGAGCCAGGGCACGCGGGCCGACTTCCGCCGCATCGTCCGCTACATCGAGGAGAAGAGAATCCGGCCGCTGGTCGGCGGCGTCTATAAGCTCTCCGATTTCCACCGGGCCCAGGCGGATTTCATCGCCAAGGACTTCGTCGGCAAGCTGGTGGTGGTGCCGGATGCGATGTGGAGCGGCGCCTGA
- a CDS encoding aspartate aminotransferase family protein — MLEQSNELSAWDRDHFFHPSTHMGTHARGESPARIMAGGEGVTVWDNTGKKSIDAFAGLYCVNVGYGRQKIADAIAEQAKNLAYYHAYVGHGTEASITLAKMIIDRAPKGMNRVYFGLSGSDANETNIKLIWYYNNVLGRPEKKKIISRWRGYHGSGVMTGSLTGLELFHNAFDLPRAPILHTEAPYYFRRADRSMSEEQFSQHCADKLEEMILAEGPDTVAAFIGEPILGTGGIVPPPAGYWEKIQAVLNKYDVLLVADEVVTGFGRLGTMFGSDHYGIKPDLITIAKGLTSAYAPLSGVIVADKMWQVLVQGSDKLGSLGHGWTYSAHPICVAAGVANLELIDEMDLVRNAGETGAYFRAELAKAVGGHKNVGEVRGDGMLAAIEFVKDRDDRVFFDPALKVGPQIATALAASGVIGRAMPQGDILGFAPPLCLTREEADIIVAKTTDAVNSVFASI; from the coding sequence ATGCTCGAACAGTCCAACGAACTCTCCGCCTGGGACCGCGACCACTTCTTCCACCCCTCGACGCATATGGGCACGCATGCGCGCGGTGAATCGCCGGCCCGCATCATGGCCGGCGGCGAAGGCGTCACCGTCTGGGACAACACCGGCAAGAAGAGCATCGATGCCTTCGCCGGCCTCTATTGCGTCAATGTCGGCTACGGCCGCCAGAAGATCGCCGATGCCATCGCCGAGCAGGCCAAGAACCTCGCCTACTATCACGCGTATGTCGGGCACGGCACCGAAGCCTCGATCACGTTGGCCAAGATGATCATCGACCGCGCGCCGAAGGGCATGAACCGAGTCTATTTCGGCCTCTCAGGCTCAGATGCCAATGAGACCAACATCAAGCTGATCTGGTACTACAACAATGTGCTGGGTCGGCCCGAGAAGAAGAAGATCATCTCGCGCTGGCGCGGCTACCACGGCTCGGGCGTGATGACCGGATCGCTGACCGGGCTCGAGCTGTTCCACAACGCCTTCGACCTGCCGCGCGCGCCGATCCTGCACACCGAAGCGCCCTATTATTTCCGCCGCGCCGACCGCTCGATGAGCGAGGAGCAGTTCTCGCAACATTGCGCCGACAAACTGGAGGAGATGATCCTCGCCGAAGGCCCGGACACGGTCGCGGCCTTCATCGGCGAGCCGATCCTCGGCACCGGCGGCATCGTGCCACCGCCGGCCGGTTATTGGGAGAAGATCCAGGCCGTGCTGAACAAATACGACGTGCTGCTCGTCGCCGACGAGGTGGTGACCGGCTTCGGTCGCCTTGGCACCATGTTCGGCTCCGACCATTACGGCATCAAGCCGGACCTGATCACCATCGCCAAGGGCCTGACCTCGGCCTATGCGCCGCTGTCGGGCGTCATCGTCGCCGACAAGATGTGGCAGGTGCTGGTGCAAGGCTCCGACAAGCTCGGTTCGCTGGGCCATGGCTGGACCTATTCGGCGCATCCGATCTGCGTTGCCGCCGGTGTCGCCAATCTCGAACTGATCGACGAGATGGACCTGGTGCGGAATGCCGGCGAGACGGGCGCTTACTTCCGCGCCGAGCTCGCCAAGGCCGTCGGTGGCCACAAAAATGTCGGCGAGGTCCGCGGCGACGGCATGCTGGCGGCGATCGAGTTCGTGAAGGACCGCGACGACCGTGTCTTCTTCGATCCGGCGCTGAAGGTCGGACCGCAGATCGCCACGGCGCTCGCGGCAAGCGGCGTCATCGGCCGCGCCATGCCGCAGGGCGACATCCTCGGCTTCGCCCCGCCGCTCTGCCTGACGCGCGAGGAGGCCGACATCATCGTTGCAAAAACCACCGACGCGGTGAACAGCGTGTTTGCCAGTATCTGA